tgttagaattgagtgacctgaatacttgttaaaataaaatacaatggtagaataaaataaaagtaaaatccatatagaattacacttctttattttattttagaataaggtttttaacCTTATTACACTTCgtctatttgatatttattacaATAAGTTGTTTCAACTTTACTACACTCCTCCTATtagaatatagttttacaagcctataaatagacatagtctactcctcttctCATCATTTGAATTCGATATTGtgtattctttatttttctttctcttttctttgccaTACACCGTCATTATCGATTTTTCACACGCAGTGACGTTAACGGGAAAATGGCACAGATTCTGGTACCTTCAACTCAATGGCAAATGAGAGTACCAAAGTGCTCGACCTTTGGAAGCCCCATTGTAACAAAGATGTGGAGTTCTTTGTTACTGAAACAGAACATGAAAGGAGCAGCCAAAAGTGCTGGCAAATTCAGAGTGCTTGCCTTGCACTCTGAGAACAGCACTGTCAACAGGACAGAAAAGCTACTAAACATGGACATCACTCCATACACTGACAAGATCATTGCTGAATATATTTGGTACATCATCATCAACCCTTACACATACATCAATGTTTCAAACATCacctttattttttctctcatttgttTTGTCCCAATAGTAAAGTAATTAACCCAATCGGTTCATGCAACCACCTACTGAAACAGGATAGGAGGCAGTGGAATCGACATGCGGAGCAAGTCAAGGGTAAGATAAAAGTACCATAACTAGAATTTGTGTAATTTTCAATGCatatagtgttttttttttcttatgtttaTTTCCTACAATTTGCAGACAATTTCAAAGCCTGTTGAACATCCCTCCGAACTTCCTAAGTGGAACTATGATGGATCAAGCACTGGACAAGCACCTGGTGAAGATAGTGAAGTTATTCTATAGTAAGACCTCTAAAAGgaaagattagaattttgtttttttttttttttatcatcaaaataaccattttgattaaaaattttcatccaGCCCTCAAGCAATTTTTAAGGACCCTTTCAGGGGAGGTAACAATATTTTGGTGAGTATTTGTATCatctaaaatattctaattaattcATTGTTTCAAGTAATAGTGTGGATGGTATTTTCTCTTGTATTTTACAAAGGTGATCTGTGATGCATACACACCGGCTGGCGAGCCGATCCCCACGAACAAGCGTCACAAAGCTGCTGAGATTTTCAGTAACAAGAAGGTGGTTGATGAAGTCCCATGGTATGTATTCAATCATCTCGTTCTTCCGTTTAAATTTGGATTAATTTCAGAACTAATTTTAACATCCTTATTGCTGCAAAGATTTTGTTAAAGTGTCTTAAAAATGTTGTGTTTAGGTTTGGGATTGAGCAAGAGTACACTTTGCTTCAACAAAACGTGAAATGGCCTTTGGGTTGGCCTGTTGGAGGCTACCCTGGTCCTCAGGTAATATAATTGTATGCATTcatgatataaataatatagtttCACATGCACTCATAAATGAAGATATGTGGTTCTTTTATCGCCAAATTCAGGGTCCTTATTACTGTGGAGCTGGAGCTGACAAGTCGTTCGGGCGTGACATCTCCGATGCTCATTACAAGGCTTGCTTATATGCTGGTATTAACATCAGTGGCACCAATGGGGAGGTCATGCCAGGCCAGGTCTGTTGTTGTTGCTTTCATGCTTGCTTTGCTTGTATATTTATCAGATATCGCCATTTGATATTGTAAATTACCATGCAGTGGGAGTATCAAGTTGGTCCAAGTGTTGGCATTGAAGCTGGAGACCATATCTGGTGTTCCAGATACATTCTTGAGGTATTTATTCTCTATATATGATTTGGCTATACTTTTATGGTGGTTGATGCAATGAATTGTGGCTTTAATTTTCAGAACCTGTACATCCATAATAGTACATTTTGCTTATTGCATAAACTGCAAGACCCTTTTCTTCAACATGAAAGGACTGTGTGTTAGGCAAACTTAACTTGATTGCTAGTGCAGTGTGTTGGCTTTGCCATTGATTACCATACATAGATCAAGTATAGGGGTACAAATATGAATGAACACATTAGTATCCCATGGTCACCTCCGAGTCCGGCTAACGTAGCGTTTTTACAAATGTTTTCCTCTATTCCTACAGAGAATCACTGAACAAGCTGGCGTTGTTCTCTCCCTTGATCCTAAGCCAATAGAGGTAACCGAACATCCTGAGCAGCTCGGTTCTTACTCGTTAGTCCCGTATTAGAGGGTTTCTCAATTCTCATTTCATGTTTTCCAGGGTGACTGGAATGGTGCTGGATGCCACACCAATTACAGTACAAAGAGCATGAGGGAAGAGGGAGGCTTTGAAGTTATAAAGAAGGCCATCTTGAATTTGTCACTTCGCCATAAGGAACATATTAGTGCCTATGGTGAAGGAAACGAGAGAAGACTCACAGGGAAGCATGAGACTGCCAGTATTGACTCGTTTTCTTGGGTATGTTTGATGAAGATATATGTATTGGATGCCATGGAATGAATCATtagattctttttttctttaattgttcTTCACGTTTCGTAAATTTCAACTTGCAGGGAGTGGCTAACCGTGGTTGCTCCATCCGTGTCGGGCGTGACACTGAGAAGAATGGAAAAGGTACTACTATCACAATGTCAGGTCCTTCGTAGATATAAGATAAGATtctccaaatatatgaaaaagttTCTTATTTCAACACTCGTTCATTTGTTAGGTTACTTGGAAGATAGGCGTCCGGCTTCGAACATGGACCCTTATGTTGTAACAGGATTACTTGCAGAAACTACAATCTTGTATGAGCCAACACTTGAAGCTGAAGCACTTGCTGCTCAAAAGGTAGCTTTGAAGGTCTAATTAACACAatttgcaatatatatatatgtgtgtgtgtgtatcaACTCATTAAGTAAGCAATTAGGTTGAGGCAGCTCATTCACATGGATGGTTTTCATTtttgcctcttttttttttttccatttgttCTAATTTAGGGAATATCCCTGTAAATAAAGGGTCCTAAAAATGAGTTGCATTGTGATCTTTCCTACCTTGTCTGATGATTCTCAAATGGATTATGTTTTGTGAATCAAAATTACTAGATCTTATAAACTATCTtcatttaattgatatttttgttgttggttTGCTACAAAAAATGCAAAGTCCATAATCTCAATTTTTATCTCACATTCGGCATGAGAACTTCAACCTCAAATTTCTAGTCAATCTCAAGCATTTTAAGTCTCAAATTTCtagtttatttcaattcattttttctttatctTGTCAAAGTTTGATTACCTAAATAAAAACCAGACATGCAATTACgatttaaatagataaataaatgcTTGCTACCGAACcattcaactttattctttctttgCAATGTTGAACAAGAAAAGTTTATTCCATCCAAAGTAATATAGACTTTGCAATTCATGCCaactaattaataaatcatctcactattaaattagattaaacaTGTACAATtcgattttcaaatttatcctaCTCATATAATAGAGTAGATTAATATCTAAACAAACTCAAATTAAGAATCCAAAGAAACTCGAGCTTATAGAGTatgtaattttacataaaagtaGTTTTAATCAAAGGTTTTAAAATTGGATTGATAGTTGAATTAGTTGGATCATAAATCCAATCGATTTTTCtagtttaattgaataaattatttaaaaagaaaaaataaaactgaTTCAATtgtcaattcaattaaatttttatccgatttaattaatttgtggGTAAATAGAATTCAGTCCGTTATTTTGAATTAACACCCTAATCAAATGCTTTTACCTCCCAACATTTTTATCAAAGCGTAGCCCAAGCTGCATGTCTCATCTAGCAATGACTATGGAACGGGGTATAAATTTCAAGTATCAATTTTAttgggatcgacccgattaagcaacaagtaaaaaaatagcggaataaattgagaaattaaacatacaaatttaacgTGTAAAAAGCCcttcaaagaggataaaaaatcacgggcaaagataattttactataatggcaaaaaaacgaagagtacaaaagatggagataaaaactaaaccccgaaaacctgaaaacaaagaaccctcaaaacgtaaacacaaaattctctaaatgtgttatgagttctaatctctaatgggtgtattttctaaggttataaaagagcctatttatagtctaaattcataggtcaaataataataaaataatctagactaatcagagtttgattgaaacaaataaacaaagtttaactgaaatattatttctcaaatttgattgaaataggagtcatactcaacaaatctccaccttgactcatatttccacaatgccatctttgccaaaacccgccacgggcctatcttgaactatgtaggGAATTAATTAAGTCGAAtatgtgcttagaaactggaagacttctagccttcgacttgtacactgccaaattaAAACTAACCCGAGTCTGATTTTCAAGAACACGATgccttaacttttcaaaacatgcatccaaaagagaacctctcttcaacaaAACAGTtatacatttttcccttctatgaccaagttgcctccgctccaaacgagttgacttcgactccttaacggacgagggacgtccgatttcactggtcactgtagaaccttcaaAAATATTAAGGTTGCCgattcttttaccttttaacaaaatgagagcttcacgagatactttaatgtcgctcgactcgatgttgattctgcatcctttcaagtctaaaatacttaaggagatgagattctttcgtaaatcaggtacatacctgacatctgaaagtgtcctaatcgtctcatcatgtatcctaattttaacagtaccaacaccaattaccttactagatgaatcgttttcCATGCACACAACTCCACATTCAACCGAactatatgtggagaaccattctttATTGgaacacatgtggaaagaacatcccgaatctaggatccacttggGCATAAGTTTGGAGTTATCACtcattgacactaacaagaaaaaATTACCactttcatcggccaaattagcaccagctacatcttcctcgttactctcagcagctcttttatttcgcagtttataacaatttgctttgatgtgacctaacttattacaatagcgacaccttttgtctcgtttctttgatgctaccaaaacggaaacTTGCCTATTTTCCTTGCTATCCAAatcaaactcattgtcgagtttgtctctactcaacaaatgactcTTCACATATTCAAACGAGAGTTTATCTCTGTCAAAttagggtctccctgaaagacttgtataaaagggggtaaagagcacaataatagcatagactgatcttcatcgtcaatatgaacctcaacattatttaaatcacttaaaagagtaatgaattaactgatgtgatctctaagaagctcaccttcgttcatgtgaaacgtaaatagacgttgtttcaacactaaacgattagccagagacttagtcgtgtaaagagtttctaaccttatccacaaggcggatgaggtcttctccatcaatacctcctgcaataccatatttgcgaggcacaactggattgcagacaaggtcttttcatcaagctctttccattctgtttgattaaaattcttaggctttttcccggtaacaacgTTTTTCAAGCCgatttgaactagaattgccatcattcGAACTTGCCACGATTGAAAtttctcaccatcgaacttcttaatttcaaaccttgttgctgtcATCTCTGAATGAGCTGATCTataaaaattgaactagctctgataccacttgttggaATCAAcctgattaagcaacaagtaaaaaaatagcagaataaattaagaaattgaatacacaaatttaatgtggaaaaacctcttcaaagaggataaaagGCTACgagtaaagataattttactataatgacaaaagaatgaagagtacaaaagattgagataaaaattaaacccgaaaataaagaactctcaaaacgtaaacacaaaattttctaaatgtgttatgagttctaatctctaataggtgtattttctaaggttgtaaaatggtctatttataagttaaattcataggtcaaataataataaaataatttagattaatcagagtttgattgaaacaaataaacaaaatttaactgaaagtttatttcttaaatttgactgaaatagtagtcatacttaacaaatctcttCTCTACTAATACTCTCTTACACTTCTTCTCTAATGACTTTTTCTTCTCCGTTACAAAACACTCGTACAAATGCTAACTCTACAAATCCTGCTAACTCTCCGGCACAACTCTCCACCCCAATCCACTATCcaactaaaataaatacaagattGAATATTTGGATTCCTTATCCCTCTATTGAGGTAACCTCAGAAAAGGAATAGGAATACAAGCCATTACTTTGAAATGAAGAAGCGTCACTTCCACTTTATATGAAAAAGTGAGTGAAGAACATCCAagaaatatgattaaataaatttcatgattGGAGAAAAAGAACCCAGTCCTTgcttatatatacataactGATCCCTGTCTCAATTCCTTgtgaattcatttatttttattgtttctcTTTAGCtcaaaaaagattaaaactatGGGTTCTGGAGGATCAAAATCAACTGCATTAATGCTGTTGTTTCTCAATCTTGGATTGTATATCATTGTTACAATAATAGCTGGTTGGGCAGTAAATCATGCAATTGAAAGAACCCATGAAACAGGTCATTTTTAACTGCTTTGTTTGTGTcaaattcacaaaataattgtttttaaaattgtatttggATTTTTGCAGCATCTGTGTTATCAATCCCGGCTCGTATATTTCCGATATACTTTCCGATGGGAAACATGGCCACCGGTCTCTTTGTGATTTTCTCCCTCATTGCGGGTGTTGTGGGGGTCGCCACCTCGGTTACCGGTGTCACCAATGTTCTTCAATGGGATGCCCCTAATTTAGGTGCCGCCGCTGCTTCCTCCCTTCTCACTTGGACCCTCACTATGCTGGCCATGGGGTTAGTTTTTACTTCATtgatacatatttatatatatatatatatatcattaaaaaatattaataaattcaaaatggtacCTGAAAATACACCAATATCTTGGGATTAAAGTAAAATTGTTGAtgacttttatataattttttttggtagtttttaactttttatacgTATTTAGAACCTTATGTATGGAGCTGGTTTTGTAGGTTTGCA
The window above is part of the Gossypium raimondii isolate GPD5lz chromosome 9, ASM2569854v1, whole genome shotgun sequence genome. Proteins encoded here:
- the LOC105800327 gene encoding glutamine synthetase leaf isozyme, chloroplastic; this translates as MAQILVPSTQWQMRVPKCSTFGSPIVTKMWSSLLLKQNMKGAAKSAGKFRVLALHSENSTVNRTEKLLNMDITPYTDKIIAEYIWIGGSGIDMRSKSRTISKPVEHPSELPKWNYDGSSTGQAPGEDSEVILYPQAIFKDPFRGGNNILVICDAYTPAGEPIPTNKRHKAAEIFSNKKVVDEVPWFGIEQEYTLLQQNVKWPLGWPVGGYPGPQGPYYCGAGADKSFGRDISDAHYKACLYAGINISGTNGEVMPGQWEYQVGPSVGIEAGDHIWCSRYILERITEQAGVVLSLDPKPIEGDWNGAGCHTNYSTKSMREEGGFEVIKKAILNLSLRHKEHISAYGEGNERRLTGKHETASIDSFSWGVANRGCSIRVGRDTEKNGKGYLEDRRPASNMDPYVVTGLLAETTILYEPTLEAEALAAQKVALKV
- the LOC105800328 gene encoding membrane protein PM19L translates to MGSGGSKSTALMLLFLNLGLYIIVTIIAGWAVNHAIERTHETASVLSIPARIFPIYFPMGNMATGLFVIFSLIAGVVGVATSVTGVTNVLQWDAPNLGAAAASSLLTWTLTMLAMGFACKEIYIGWTDANLRTLEVITIVASATQLICTGAIHAGAEEFTPTTLAAGTV